One Natrinema marinum genomic window carries:
- a CDS encoding SRPBCC family protein has translation MTVRVDRSFEVAASPERVWEFIADPSNRAQAISVVEEYSVDDPAGRRATWHVELPIPLVRKTVSVDTEDVTRTPPEYVKFVGRSKVLKVTGEHEIVETDEGARLENRFVVDGKLPGVEKFFKRNLDSELENLQRALERDLRTTQ, from the coding sequence ATGACTGTACGCGTCGACCGGTCGTTCGAAGTAGCCGCGTCGCCGGAACGAGTCTGGGAGTTCATCGCCGACCCGTCGAACCGGGCCCAGGCCATCAGCGTCGTCGAAGAGTACTCCGTGGACGATCCCGCCGGCCGGCGGGCCACCTGGCACGTCGAACTCCCCATCCCGCTCGTGCGCAAGACGGTCAGCGTCGACACCGAAGACGTCACCCGGACGCCGCCTGAGTACGTCAAATTCGTCGGCCGATCGAAAGTGCTGAAAGTCACCGGTGAACACGAGATCGTCGAGACCGACGAGGGCGCACGCCTCGAGAACCGTTTCGTCGTCGACGGCAAACTACCGGGCGTCGAGAAGTTCTTCAAGCGGAATCTCGACTCGGAACTCGAGAACCTCCAGCGGGCGCTCGAGCGCGACCTCCGGACGACACAGTAA
- a CDS encoding carbon-nitrogen family hydrolase, whose protein sequence is MILATDGGDGDDGSADGDALTLALAQIRVEAGEVEANVERALSAVARAAERGADLVALPELFNVGYFAFDLYARNAEPFGGETFTRLREAASEHGIAVLAGSIVEDLAATEAVDTPADEGLANTAALFDAAGDLRLVYRKHHLFGYESAESELLVPGERLETATIGGLTVGVTTCYDLRFPELYRQLVDDGVELLLVPSAWPYPRIEHWKTLSRARAIENQAYVATINGSGAFEDATLLGRSSIYDPWGVSLASSGDEPALVTTEVDPATVAAVRAEFPALRDRRL, encoded by the coding sequence ATGATCCTCGCGACCGACGGCGGAGACGGCGACGACGGGAGCGCTGACGGCGACGCGCTGACGCTCGCGCTCGCACAGATCCGCGTCGAAGCTGGTGAGGTCGAGGCAAATGTCGAGCGAGCGCTGTCGGCGGTCGCGCGGGCCGCCGAGCGCGGCGCGGACCTCGTCGCGCTCCCCGAACTGTTCAACGTGGGTTATTTCGCGTTCGACCTCTACGCGCGCAACGCCGAACCGTTCGGCGGCGAGACCTTCACCCGACTCCGTGAGGCCGCGTCCGAACACGGAATCGCCGTCCTCGCGGGCAGCATCGTCGAGGACCTGGCGGCGACCGAGGCCGTCGACACGCCAGCCGACGAAGGGCTGGCCAACACCGCCGCGCTGTTCGACGCCGCCGGCGACCTGCGACTCGTCTACCGGAAACACCACCTGTTCGGCTACGAGTCGGCCGAGTCGGAACTGCTCGTCCCCGGCGAGCGCCTCGAGACGGCGACGATCGGCGGCCTCACCGTCGGCGTGACGACCTGTTACGACCTGCGGTTCCCGGAACTCTACCGACAACTCGTCGACGACGGCGTCGAACTACTTCTCGTCCCGAGCGCGTGGCCCTACCCCCGCATCGAGCACTGGAAGACCCTCTCGCGGGCTCGCGCGATCGAGAACCAGGCCTACGTCGCGACGATCAACGGTTCTGGCGCGTTCGAGGATGCCACGCTGCTCGGGCGCTCGAGCATCTACGATCCGTGGGGCGTCTCGCTGGCCTCGAGCGGCGATGAACCGGCGCTGGTGACGACCGAGGTCGATCCGGCGACGGTCGCGGCGGTCCGCGCGGAGTTTCCGGCGCTGCGGGATCGTCGACTGTAA
- the glmU gene encoding bifunctional sugar-1-phosphate nucleotidylyltransferase/acetyltransferase, with protein sequence MKAVVLAAGQGTRMRPLSESVPKPMLPVADRPLAAHTVDAAVDAGADEIVLVIGYEAETVRDYFGAAYRGVPISYAVQEDQAGTADAVNAASDHLEGPFAVLNGDNLYDPAAIDRLFDACPAVCAIEVAEPSNYGVLSTAGADGEADRVTEIVEKPADPPTNLANAGAYAFPAEAREWLEVPESERGEHEITDVLAHVIDEFAVTPVTLERWLDVGRPWELLEANEWKLAALERRIDGDVSEDARLEGDVVVEDGATVEPGVVIEGPALIREGAEIGPNAYVRGATLIGPDAEIGHAVEVKNSVISRGTSVSHLSYVGDSVLGQNVNFGAGTNVANLRHDDADIRFTVKGDRVSTGRRKFGVVAGDGVKTGINSSLSPGLKLDTGATTRPGETVDRDR encoded by the coding sequence ATGAAGGCTGTCGTTCTCGCGGCGGGCCAGGGTACTCGAATGCGACCGCTGTCGGAATCGGTACCGAAGCCGATGCTCCCGGTCGCCGATCGACCGCTCGCCGCGCACACGGTCGACGCGGCCGTCGACGCTGGTGCGGACGAGATCGTCCTCGTGATCGGCTACGAGGCCGAGACGGTTCGAGACTACTTCGGCGCCGCGTACCGCGGCGTGCCGATCTCCTACGCCGTCCAGGAGGACCAGGCCGGAACGGCCGACGCGGTCAACGCGGCCTCCGACCACCTCGAGGGCCCATTCGCCGTCCTGAACGGGGACAACCTCTACGATCCCGCCGCGATCGATCGGTTGTTCGACGCCTGTCCGGCCGTCTGCGCGATCGAGGTCGCGGAACCGAGCAACTACGGCGTGCTCAGCACCGCCGGCGCGGACGGCGAGGCCGACCGGGTGACGGAGATCGTCGAGAAACCGGCCGACCCGCCGACGAACCTCGCCAACGCCGGCGCGTACGCCTTTCCCGCCGAGGCCCGCGAGTGGCTCGAGGTGCCCGAAAGCGAACGCGGCGAACACGAGATTACGGACGTTCTCGCCCACGTCATCGACGAGTTCGCGGTCACGCCCGTCACGCTCGAGCGGTGGCTCGACGTGGGCCGGCCGTGGGAACTGCTCGAGGCCAACGAGTGGAAACTCGCCGCCCTCGAGCGCCGGATCGACGGCGACGTGAGCGAGGACGCACGGCTCGAGGGCGACGTCGTGGTCGAGGACGGCGCGACCGTCGAGCCCGGCGTCGTGATCGAGGGACCCGCACTGATCCGCGAGGGGGCCGAAATCGGACCGAACGCCTACGTGCGTGGCGCGACGCTGATCGGGCCGGACGCCGAGATCGGTCACGCCGTCGAAGTAAAGAATAGCGTTATCTCGCGGGGAACCTCGGTGAGTCACCTCTCGTACGTCGGCGACAGCGTACTGGGTCAGAACGTCAACTTCGGTGCGGGAACGAACGTCGCGAACCTGCGCCACGACGACGCCGATATCCGGTTTACTGTCAAAGGCGATCGGGTGTCGACGGGCCGACGCAAGTTCGGCGTCGTCGCCGGCGACGGCGTCAAGACGGGGATCAACTCGAGTCTCTCGCCCGGACTGAAACTCGACACGGGCGCGACGACGAGACCTGGCGAGACCGTCGATCGGGACCGATAA